A window of the Candidatus Nitrosotalea okcheonensis genome harbors these coding sequences:
- a CDS encoding bifunctional 5,10-methylenetetrahydrofolate dehydrogenase/5,10-methenyltetrahydrofolate cyclohydrolase, giving the protein MTGQKIDGIIVASSVKDRVRSAVKELSEDGIVPCLATVLVGDDPASSTYVRNKQKACADVGITTKDHKLPPIFSQKEMNSLINLLNNDETVHGILVQLPLPSQLDGFTTTSRISPIKDVDGLTPYNIGLLTSGRSILKPCTPSGIMELLEYYKIDLEGKNAVIINRSNLVGKPLYNLMLEKNATVTTCHSRTKNLKEYCLGADIIVTAIGDRSKFILTEDMIKEGAVVIDVGTARLDGKLVGDVDYDNVIKKASYVTPVPGGVGPMTIAMLLKNTVTAASISKEFVQPS; this is encoded by the coding sequence TTGACGGGACAGAAAATAGATGGCATCATAGTGGCATCATCAGTTAAGGACAGGGTAAGATCAGCTGTAAAGGAACTGTCAGAGGATGGCATAGTGCCATGTCTTGCAACAGTTCTGGTAGGCGACGATCCTGCATCTTCAACATATGTAAGAAACAAGCAAAAAGCATGCGCTGATGTTGGTATAACTACAAAGGATCACAAACTTCCTCCCATCTTTTCTCAAAAAGAAATGAATTCCTTGATAAATTTATTAAATAATGATGAGACGGTCCATGGAATTCTAGTCCAACTTCCACTGCCAAGCCAATTAGATGGCTTTACAACAACTTCCAGGATATCACCCATAAAGGATGTGGACGGTTTAACGCCATACAATATTGGTCTTTTGACATCAGGGAGGTCAATCCTCAAACCCTGTACTCCCTCTGGGATAATGGAGTTGTTAGAGTATTACAAAATAGACTTGGAAGGAAAAAACGCTGTGATAATAAACCGAAGTAATCTAGTAGGAAAACCACTCTATAATCTCATGCTAGAAAAAAATGCCACGGTAACAACATGTCACTCCAGGACAAAGAATCTCAAGGAATATTGCCTTGGTGCAGATATCATAGTTACCGCAATAGGCGACAGATCAAAATTCATTCTAACAGAAGACATGATAAAAGAAGGCGCAGTGGTAATAGATGTCGGCACTGCAAGATTAGATGGTAAACTCGTAGGAGATGTAGATTATGACAATGTCATCAAAAAGGCATCATATGTCACACCAGTACCAGGCGGAGTAGGGCCAATGACAATAGCGATGCTTTTAAAAAACACTGTAACAGCTGCATCAATTAGTAAAGAATTTGTCCAACCCAGTTGA